The stretch of DNA CCGGCTTCTGAACCTTTAGAAAAGTGTATAGTAAGCGAACACGGGGGTCCGGGAAGTTCGGAAGCTCCGTATGCGCCTTAATCATGTCATACTCGACATATTTTTTTGCCAATTCTGGAACACGGTAAAATTTCATGCCAAAGCCTCCGAGCCGATCTGGAATCTCATTGAAACGGGTTAGTCACAATGTTGTATATTATATCACAAGTTGATATCCCGCGCACACGGTCGTTATGAGATAAACGGCATAATGATTTACTGACCGATGCGGATAGAATCTTGGTCTAAGAAGGGTCTTTTGGAGTTGTAAAGTTCCTTCTGTAGAGACCTGTCTCCATCAACCGGATCTCCTGCTTAAGATTTTCTTCTAGTCCCTTATTGCCAGCACTCATCAGCCGCTCGGCGGTAGAGACCGAGAATTCTCCTCTGCGCAGATCGGCAGCCAGCAGCAGTGGACTTGTTCCGAGCCAGCGATCTTCTGCAATGATGCGAATTCTTAATTGCTTCAAGTTTGTTGTTCGCTCCATTGCAAATAGTCCAAGCTCGGCTATGTCTTCATAAATAACTGCCGCACCTACGCTTGCATCTGATATTTTTAGATCGATATCTAAAACACCTTGTTCTAAATTAACCCTGGAAAGACGATTGTGAAGCGGTATCGCCGCAAGAAGATCCACCAGGTTATGCTGTGTAAGCTGCAGGTCGTCTTGATGCACAAGCACTTCCTGTGTAGCCCGGGCACCGTTCCCCTCCGCGAGGCCCTGCCAATGAAATAGCGCTGCTGTCACCACAGAAGTTATCAACGTTGCTGATAGAGTCCAAAAAACGATTTTCCACCGAAACATGAGCAGCCCCTCTTTTCTGTGCTTGGCCAAAACGGTGTTTGCGCCGCACAATAAGGTCTTTATCTCATTTTACAATGAAAAAAAGCAGGCTATGCCTGCAAATCGTTTATTCTTCCGTGTCGATGACACCATGTTTTGTCATAACAATGGCCTTGCCTCTCACCTTAACTGCAGAGGTGTTCTCAGTAAACTGGGCGATGAGCACCTCTCCCTTGTCCAGCTTCTCTGTATGATGAAAGCGGGTATCCTTCCCCCGGGTCAATCCAAACACCTGCACTCCCTGTTCCTTGGCTTTCACGACAAAATACTCACCGCTACCCACCAACTTCTCATCATGATCCATCACCAGTAACCTCCGTTCACTCTCATTTGCATGATCAAAAGAAAAGGGCCGTGAACCTATGCTCACGGACCTCGGTACGGAAAATATGTAGAAATCTTTATTTAATTCCGTCTTTGAGCGCCTTACCTGGTTTGAAAGCAGGGATTTTGCTCGCAGGGATTTCGATTTCCTCTCCGGTTTGCGGATTACGGCCTTTACGTGCGGAGCGTTCACGAACTTCGAAGTTGCCGAAGCCCACCAGCTGCACCTTGTCTCCGTTTTGCAGCGCCTCAGAAATAGCTTCAAAAACAGCGTCTACTGCTTTTGTTACATCCTTCTTAGAAAGCTCTGTGCTTTCGGATACCTGTGCGATCAGGTCAGATTTATTCATAATATTCACCTCCCCGGACAGGAATTACCTTGCTCTTGCTATCCTTTGTTTCCGTTTTGCCAGAAATTATACGCAAAATACGGCAGTATTGCGATGATAAGGTGGATATGGGCAAATTATGCCTATATCCGCCCTGATCCGCTAGGCAAGAACAAACCTATAGTAATACACCCTATCTGGAATTTCAAGTTAAATTAGGTTCGCGACCGGTTTAAAACATAGAATGTTACGGAAAGAGCCAGAACAAGCACTCCCCCTTTGATGATATCATGCGTAAAATAAGGGACGTTCATCATCGTCAGCCCGTTGACCAGCACCCCAATAAGCACAGAGCCGATAAAGGTGCCAACAATGTTGGGCTTGCCTGCTCCAAATACCGAGAAGCCGACAAAAACAGCTGCAACAGCCTCCATCAAGAGTGGAGAACCTGCATCAATTTGCCCTGAGCCTACTCTGGAGGCATACAGAATACCCCCAATAGCGGCAAATATGCCAGAAGCCATATAAGCATAAGTTCGCACCTTTTTAACCTTGATACCAGACAGTCTTGCCGCTTCTTCATTCCCACCGGTGACATACATTTGGCGCCCATATTTGGTACGGTTTAAAAAAATATGCACCAAAACAACCGCTATGACAAGTAAAATCACTGATATCGGAATACCAAGCCACTCCCCTTGGCCCAGCTGAAGAAATGTCTTATTCATTTCACCGGGCGCTTTGGTCCCATCCTGAAACTGCA from Paenibacillus sp. CAA11 encodes:
- a CDS encoding ABC transporter permease, with the translated sequence MKDKTLNFLFRYGAVIVVIGVIAFFSFRLPYFFTYDNAADILRSISIVTFVAIGVTLSLVVDGFDLSVGATVSLTTVVTASLMIWYEMPLYVVIIVPLIIGALIGLLNAFLIVKMRIPDLLATLTIMYIVSGIHKTYTQGYNIYNHMQFQDGTKAPGEMNKTFLQLGQGEWLGIPISVILLVIAVVLVHIFLNRTKYGRQMYVTGGNEEAARLSGIKVKKVRTYAYMASGIFAAIGGILYASRVGSGQIDAGSPLLMEAVAAVFVGFSVFGAGKPNIVGTFIGSVLIGVLVNGLTMMNVPYFTHDIIKGGVLVLALSVTFYVLNRSRT
- a CDS encoding HU family DNA-binding protein, giving the protein MNKSDLIAQVSESTELSKKDVTKAVDAVFEAISEALQNGDKVQLVGFGNFEVRERSARKGRNPQTGEEIEIPASKIPAFKPGKALKDGIK
- the mtrB gene encoding trp RNA-binding attenuation protein MtrB; protein product: MDHDEKLVGSGEYFVVKAKEQGVQVFGLTRGKDTRFHHTEKLDKGEVLIAQFTENTSAVKVRGKAIVMTKHGVIDTEE